A region of Carassius gibelio isolate Cgi1373 ecotype wild population from Czech Republic chromosome B11, carGib1.2-hapl.c, whole genome shotgun sequence DNA encodes the following proteins:
- the LOC127968125 gene encoding uncharacterized protein LOC127968125, whose amino-acid sequence MGQKVWLSTSNIPLQSISNKSAPKFTKIISPVTVRLKLPPAYMRIHPAFHVSKIKTVFYACINPPTPSTLVDGEPTYSFNRILDSRWRGRGFQYLVDWKGYGPEERSWVPARDILDHLIGYLIDDYNQQFLCHSLLLPTRQHHPDYSPSLCHQLNSSPLHHHHGLSLSHRPCLFVYSDSYLPIKLVNLHLLPDCPFTYHHRYQHNNTLNKISSTYRCIK is encoded by the exons atgggtcaaaaagtgtggctttctaccagtaacattcctctgcAATCCATTTCTAATAAATCAGCTCCCAAattcaccaaaatcattagtccggtgacagtccgcctcaaactacctcctgcctacatgaggatacaccccgcctttcatgtgtccaaaattaaaaccGTGTTTTATGCATGTATTAATCCACCTACTCCATCTactctcgtagatggggaaccgacatattcgtttaatcgcattctggactctagatggaggggacgaggattccagtatctggtggactggaaaggttacggtccggaggagaggagttgggtacctgctagggacatattggatcaccttATTGGATACCTAATTGAtgactacaatcagcag tttctgtgccactctctcctgctgcctacacgCCAACatcatccggattactcaccttctctctgCCATCAGCTGAATTCCTCACCTCTTCACCATCACCACGGATTATCGTTGTCTCATCGtccttgtttgtttgtgtactcAGATTCATATCTTCCCATTAAACTTGTTAACTTGCATTtgcttccagactgtcctttcacctaCCATCAcagatatcagcacaataacacactcaaCAAAATATCATCTACTTAtcgttgtataaaataa